From Epinephelus lanceolatus isolate andai-2023 chromosome 5, ASM4190304v1, whole genome shotgun sequence, the proteins below share one genomic window:
- the LOC117261946 gene encoding G1/S-specific cyclin-D1-like, with the protein MEPQLLCCEGDRPAIRRAYRDSNLLNDRVLHALLRAEDKYLPAPNYFKCVQREIAPYMRRIVATWMLEVCEEQKCEEEVFPLAMNYMDRFLSVEPTKKNHLQLLGAACMFLSSKLKETIPLTAEKLCIYTDNSITPTQLLQMELLVLNKLKWDLASVTPLDFIDHFLSQLPVRRENRPILRKHAQTFVALCATDVKFIASPPSMVAAGSMVAAVEGLQMRMVGNAMMSQKLTEHLAQTIRSDPDCLRSCQEQIESLLETSLRQAQQPQHSVTMETKNISEGQDLSTTPTDVRDINI; encoded by the exons ATGGAACCCCAGTTATTGTGCTGTGAGGGGGACAGGCCTGCCATCCGGAGGGCCTACCGGGACTCCAACCTGTTGAATGACCGGGTCCTGCATGCTCTGTTGCGAGCAGAAGACAAGTACCTCCCCGCTCCCAACTACTTCAAATGCGTCCAGAGAGAAATAGCTCCGTACATGAGGAGGATAGTGGCTACCTGGATGTTGGAG GTGTGTGAGGAacagaaatgtgaggaggaggtTTTCCCTCTGGCTATGAACTACATGGACCGCTTCCTGTCAGTGGAACCCACCAAGAAGAACCACCTGCAGTTACTGGGAGCTGCCTGTATGTTCCTGTCATCCAAACTGAAGGAAACAATCCCACTCACTGCTGAGAAACTCTGCATCTACACAGACAACTCTATCACACCAACCCAGCTGCTG CAAATGGAGCTGTTGGTTTTGAACAAGCTGAAGTGGGACCTGGCTTCAGTAACCCCTCTGGACTTCATTGACCACTTTTTGTCTCAGCTGCCTGTCAGGAGAGAGAACAGGCCCATCCTCAGGAAGCACGCTCAGACCTTTGTGGCTCTGTGTGCCACAG ATGTTAAATTTATTGCTAGCCCTCCGTCGATGGTGGCAGCAGGCAGCATGGTGGCAGCAGTGGAGGGTCTACAGATGAGAATGGTGGGCAATGCCATGATGTCTCAGAAACTGACGGAGCACCTGGCACAGACCATCAGGAGTGACCCG GACTGTCTCAGGTCTTGTCAGGAGCAAATCGAGTCACTGCTGGAAACCAGTCTCAGACAGGCACAACAACCGCAACACTCAGTTACCATGGAAACTAAGAACATCAGTGAGGGGCAGGACCTCTCAACTACACCCACAGATGTCCGGGACATAAACATCTGa